From a single Helicoverpa armigera isolate CAAS_96S chromosome 7, ASM3070526v1, whole genome shotgun sequence genomic region:
- the LOC135117112 gene encoding uncharacterized protein LOC135117112: protein MSVPFDMLLHPELLTNEQLICIIQERHLRVSNLRHMRRDELLEIFHHYCVPYGQRKYRDSGRGKLLNKNRPPSPEVTKKLNKINQEVTQNNQNRDRLKPPPECMSSFTKRFKIETTITPLSNKDNSYSVNKRKMSVDSVTVTNDCPPQKKERKPITWP from the exons ATGTCGGTGCCGTTTGATATGTTGCTTCATCCAGAACTCCTGACTAATGAGCAGTTAATATGCATTATACAAGAG AGGCATTTAAGAGTTTCAAACTTAAGGCACATGCGAAGAGATGAGTTATTGGAGATATTTCACCATTACTGCGTGCCGTACGGGCAAAGGAAATACAGAGATTCAGGCAGGGGCAAATTGCTCAACAAAAATCGTCCGCCTAGCCCTGAAGtgacaaaaaaacttaataaaattaatcaggaagttacacaaaataatcaaaaccgTGACAGGTTGAAGCCCCCTCCCGAATGCATGTCTAGTTTCACAAAAAGGTTCAAAATTGAGACAACAATTACACCATTATCAAATAAAGACAACAGTTACAGTGTGAACAAAAGGAAAATGAGTGTTGATTct GTGACTGTAACAAATGACTGCCCTCCACAAAAAAAGGAAAGAAAACCTATAACATGGCCGTGA